A single Altererythrobacter sp. BO-6 DNA region contains:
- a CDS encoding DUF2309 domain-containing protein, giving the protein MTAQFPAAQFDAPAIAVAIEDAIEYAIRQVPPAWPLASSVAVNPFLGQAGDSLAGAAATLRKVGGVPVTMPRRWYRERIGAGEICDANLAAALAVSPHDDKPANLEALQLAIASDRPSPAALASIAALSAAASGIDWPGILADRIGAWLGSYFDEGQALWPAIPGRSAWEAWQAYATHDLTPEIMGLEGFARIVAESPQNPRMLVARVVATLGLDEAALPGFFHQMLFSLGGWAQYARYKLWQAELAGGTDDTLSDLLAIRLLWEEALYLQDRGAIAGDWAEVRAEHARLTVATTSDVVDEILQEAAERAAQRQLAATLALPVAAPQADRPALQAAFCIDVRSEVFRRALESADPSIQTIGFAGFFGLAADHRGFASDVAEKRLPVVLNPSVTSVSGDESDAARDRAARFTLRAKRAWGRFKFAAVSSFAFVEATGPLYVVKLLKDALGLGADNTPGGPAPRLSPELAPDARIDAAHTILKAMSLTGNFAPIVLIAGHGANVTNNPHASGLHCGACGGYSGEVNARLLAGLLNDPEVRAGLVPRGIEVPADTVFIAALHDTTTDRVTLYDGDLGITSPADLLKVRSWLEQAGALARAERALRLPHASGDTDIVRRARDWAEVRPEWALAGCKAFIAAPRHRTSGRALEGRAFLHDYDWRQDETNGFAVLELIMTAPVVVASWISLQYYGSTVAPAAFGAGNKLLHNVVGGIGVFEGNGGNMRPGLSWQSVHDGEKLVHEPLRLSVCIEAPVEAMTAILKKHPQVRALFDNRWLHLFAIDENGRLAQRYAGNLSWKEDTRS; this is encoded by the coding sequence ATGACCGCGCAATTTCCCGCAGCCCAGTTTGATGCTCCCGCAATCGCTGTCGCTATCGAGGATGCGATTGAATACGCCATCCGCCAGGTGCCGCCGGCATGGCCGCTCGCTTCATCGGTGGCGGTGAACCCCTTCCTTGGGCAGGCGGGCGATAGCCTGGCCGGAGCCGCAGCCACGCTGCGCAAGGTCGGCGGCGTGCCGGTGACCATGCCGCGCCGCTGGTACCGCGAACGCATTGGCGCGGGCGAGATTTGTGATGCGAACCTTGCCGCGGCGCTTGCCGTATCGCCGCATGACGACAAGCCCGCAAACCTCGAAGCCCTGCAACTCGCGATTGCCAGCGACCGGCCCTCGCCCGCCGCACTCGCCAGCATCGCCGCTCTGTCAGCGGCGGCCAGCGGGATCGATTGGCCCGGCATCCTGGCTGACCGGATCGGCGCGTGGCTGGGCAGCTATTTCGACGAGGGGCAAGCGCTGTGGCCGGCCATTCCCGGACGTTCGGCCTGGGAAGCCTGGCAGGCCTATGCCACCCATGACCTGACGCCCGAGATCATGGGCCTTGAGGGTTTTGCCCGGATCGTGGCCGAGTCGCCGCAGAACCCGCGCATGCTGGTGGCGCGCGTTGTTGCCACGCTGGGGCTGGACGAAGCCGCGCTGCCAGGGTTCTTCCACCAGATGCTGTTCTCGCTCGGCGGCTGGGCGCAATACGCGCGCTACAAGCTGTGGCAGGCCGAACTGGCCGGCGGGACAGACGATACCTTGTCCGACTTGCTGGCGATCCGCCTGCTGTGGGAAGAGGCGCTGTATCTGCAGGATCGCGGTGCCATCGCTGGGGATTGGGCCGAGGTTCGCGCGGAACATGCACGGCTGACCGTCGCCACCACCAGCGACGTGGTGGACGAAATCCTGCAGGAAGCCGCCGAACGCGCGGCGCAGCGCCAGTTGGCGGCAACGCTGGCCTTGCCGGTTGCAGCGCCTCAGGCCGATCGCCCGGCCCTGCAAGCCGCATTCTGCATCGACGTTCGTTCCGAAGTGTTCCGCCGCGCGCTGGAAAGCGCCGATCCCTCGATCCAGACGATCGGCTTTGCCGGCTTCTTCGGGCTTGCCGCCGACCATCGCGGCTTTGCCTCCGACGTTGCCGAAAAGCGCCTGCCAGTAGTGCTCAACCCGTCTGTAACTTCGGTCTCGGGCGACGAGAGCGACGCTGCGCGCGACCGGGCGGCCCGCTTCACCCTGCGCGCCAAGCGGGCCTGGGGGCGATTCAAATTTGCTGCGGTGTCTTCCTTCGCTTTCGTCGAAGCAACCGGCCCGCTCTATGTCGTGAAGCTTTTGAAGGATGCGCTGGGGCTTGGCGCCGATAACACACCGGGCGGCCCCGCCCCGCGCCTGTCACCCGAGCTAGCGCCCGACGCACGGATCGATGCCGCGCATACGATCCTCAAGGCCATGTCACTCACCGGCAATTTCGCACCGATCGTGCTGATTGCGGGCCATGGCGCCAATGTCACCAACAACCCGCATGCAAGCGGGCTGCATTGCGGCGCATGCGGGGGCTATTCGGGGGAGGTCAACGCACGGCTGCTCGCCGGGTTGCTCAACGACCCGGAAGTGCGCGCCGGCCTGGTTCCCCGGGGGATCGAGGTGCCCGCGGACACGGTGTTCATCGCTGCACTACATGACACGACCACTGACCGCGTAACGCTCTATGATGGCGATCTAGGCATCACATCACCCGCCGATCTCCTCAAGGTTCGTAGCTGGCTGGAACAGGCAGGCGCGCTGGCCCGGGCCGAACGCGCGCTCCGCCTGCCGCATGCTTCAGGCGACACCGATATCGTCCGCCGCGCACGCGACTGGGCCGAGGTGCGGCCCGAATGGGCGCTGGCCGGCTGCAAGGCCTTCATCGCAGCTCCACGCCATCGCACCAGCGGCCGCGCACTCGAAGGGCGCGCCTTCCTGCATGACTATGACTGGCGGCAAGACGAGACAAACGGGTTTGCCGTGCTCGAGCTGATCATGACCGCGCCGGTGGTCGTCGCCAGCTGGATCAGCCTGCAATATTACGGCTCGACCGTGGCTCCGGCGGCCTTCGGTGCAGGCAACAAGCTGCTGCACAATGTCGTGGGCGGGATCGGCGTGTTCGAAGGCAATGGCGGCAACATGCGCCCCGGGCTTTCGTGGCAGTCGGTCCATGATGGCGAGAAGCTGGTGCATGAACCGCTGCGGCTTTCGGTTTGCATCGAAGCGCCGGTCGAAGCGATGACAGCGATCCTCAAGAAACACCCACAAGTGCGCGCGCTGTTCGACAATCGCTGGCTGCACCTGTTCGCTATCGATGAGAACGGCAGGCTCGCCCAGCGTTATGCCGGCAACTTGTCCTGGAAAGAGGATACGCGCAGTTAG